GGTTACGGCGAATGTCCCCGCCGCTGTGAACCCCTTTTGGATTATCGGGTGGCCGTTCTCCACCATCATCCTGACTAGACTCTCTTGGGGCGGACGGTCCCGGAGTTTCTCCACGCCCATCGCCATTACAACATCCGCCTCTCCAGACAGGAGACAGTAGCAGGCGTTCCTGAAGGCGTCGCCACCAGTGGCGCAGTAGTTCGACACCCTAGTGATTGGTATGTCGAAGATTCCCAGAGACTGCGCGAGGTCCATCCCAGACCTCCCTTTCCAGACCCCCGCGTCGGGGAAGGCGGTCCCCAGCCAGGCTGCCTGAATGTCCCTTCCCGTGAGATGGGCCTCCTCGAGAGCTTCCGCAGCCGCCTCGACCATCATATCGGAGTAGTCGAGATGGAAGTTCTCACCGAACATAGTGCAGCCGGCGCCGATTATCGCGATCTTGTCCCTCAGGCCCATCGGGACCCACCCCCAGAAATCTTCCCACCCGCCCCAACCTCCCCACCGCCGCCACCGGCGCCCTTACTAGTTATCTGGTTCGTATCGGACGCCGCGGCCCTCTCCGCGCCCGCTCCCCCCCTGCCCGTCCTCCTGACCGGCCTGCACTTCCAGCAGTAATTATGGTATCCCCCGCCCTCGTGCAGCTTCCGGAAGGTCAGCTCGACCTCCATGCCTATCCTAACCTCCGAAGGTTCGACGTCGGTCATTTGGGCCAAGTACCTTCCGCCACCCTCAAGGTCGACCACTGCCATGGTCACAGGAGGTTCTGGGGTGGGATAGTAGTGCTCCTGCGTGTAGGTATGGAGCACGCCCCTGCGCGTCAGCTTTACCTCGTCGAAATCGTCCCTCCGGCCGCAGTGCGGGCAGACTCTGAGATTCAGCGTGTTGATGGTCGCGCACGCCTTGCACTTCTTTGCGCGCAGCCTCAGGCTCAGACCCTCTTCCCTGCTCATCTGAATCGGCGAGGAGAAGGGCCTCCCCTCCTCGGGCCCCTCGGCGAGGAGTTTCTTGAAAGCCAGATACTTCACATAACCGATTTCAACTGCGGGTGCTGCTTTCCGCCTCCGCTTTCTGAATGCCTCAACGGACGCGGTGGCCTCAAAAATGATCGCGTCGCAGCCATCCCCGCATGCGGTGAACAGAATTCTCTCGCCCCTCTCAGAAGCTTGGAGGGCCGACTCCAGCATTAGAAAGGGATGGGCCGTGCCCAGCACTCCTAGCTCCTCCGCCCCCGGGTCCACGACCGACTCGGGCCTCAGACCGAGCTCCCTAGCCACGGCCCCGTGACCCCTGCCGTCCGGAGAGGGCAGAACCGCCCTCGATATCTCTCTCGGCCCTGTGCCCGCCCTCTTCATCGCCTCCTTTGAGGCGGCGACGGCGTATTTTGCATAGGCCTCGACCCTGCCGAAGCGGGTGTCACCTGAGCGGAGACTTCTCTGTTCCGTTCTCCACAAATCCATTATGTTGTGCGGAATATACGCTGAGGCGAGCGGTATCGCTATCGGTTCCTCGCGCCCGACCAGCACCGCAGCCCCTCCATCCCCAAGGACCGCCTCGAGCGAGGAGCCGGGCGGCGCAATCCGGCAATCCGCTGCCGCAACAAGGGCCGTTTCTACACCCCCGGCGTCCACCGCGTCGAGCGCGGCGGCGAGAGCGGATGAGCCCGCCCTCAGCGAGCCGCCAAAGTCTGCAGTTCTCAACATTCCGCCTAGGTCCAGCGCGCTCGCCACAATCGTTGCGCATGACTTCTCAATATAGGGCGCGCTGACGGAGGCGAAGTAGAGAGCTCCCAGCTCCTCCGCCGCCCTCTCATCGAGGCACTCCAGCGCGGCCGCGACCGCTAGGGTTATGGAATCCTCGTCGTACGATGCGACTGCCCTCCGCCCCCGCCCTCCCCTCCCGCCCCAGGCCGCGGCAATGGCCGCAGCGCTGAGTCTCCGCCATGGAATCGCCACGGCGATGTCGATAATGCCGGCGCGGGGAGCGCTCCCAGACCTCGGGTTATGTCCTTCAACAGGGTCCAGCCTCGCGCCTCCCGGCAGCCCCCCGCACGCCCCTTTTCCACCGCTCAT
The genomic region above belongs to Thermoplasmata archaeon and contains:
- a CDS encoding OB-fold domain-containing protein; protein product: MAGGGAGGTGVMSGGKGACGGLPGGARLDPVEGHNPRSGSAPRAGIIDIAVAIPWRRLSAAAIAAAWGGRGGRGRRAVASYDEDSITLAVAAALECLDERAAEELGALYFASVSAPYIEKSCATIVASALDLGGMLRTADFGGSLRAGSSALAAALDAVDAGGVETALVAAADCRIAPPGSSLEAVLGDGGAAVLVGREEPIAIPLASAYIPHNIMDLWRTEQRSLRSGDTRFGRVEAYAKYAVAASKEAMKRAGTGPREISRAVLPSPDGRGHGAVARELGLRPESVVDPGAEELGVLGTAHPFLMLESALQASERGERILFTACGDGCDAIIFEATASVEAFRKRRRKAAPAVEIGYVKYLAFKKLLAEGPEEGRPFSSPIQMSREEGLSLRLRAKKCKACATINTLNLRVCPHCGRRDDFDEVKLTRRGVLHTYTQEHYYPTPEPPVTMAVVDLEGGGRYLAQMTDVEPSEVRIGMEVELTFRKLHEGGGYHNYCWKCRPVRRTGRGGAGAERAAASDTNQITSKGAGGGGGEVGAGGKISGGGSRWA